The sequence AGGATAGGCACACCAAGTACAAAGGGTGTTTTATGATAGAGATTATTTTTTTAGATATTGATGGGTGCCTGACTGATGGCAAGATCATCTACAATGCAAATGGCGAAGAGCTTAAATTTTTTGATGTAAAAGATGGCTACGCGATAGAAAGCTGGCTAAAGCTTGGTAAAAAAGTAGCTATCATTACAGGCAGAAAGTCAGCCATCGTTGAGCGAAGAGCAGAGGATCTAAAGATAAATCACGTCTATCAAGGTGTTGGTGATAAATTTGAAGTGGCGAGTGAGATATTAAAATTTGAAGGGCTTAGCTTTAAAAATGCAGCAGCTATCGGCGATGATTACAATGACTATAAAATTTTGAATGCAGTTGCTTGGAGCTTTAAGCCAAAAGATGCGATAAAAGAGCTTGACGTAAAGACAAAGCTAAAGCATAAAGGTGGCAATGGCGCGGTTAGAGAGATGATCGAGCTTATTATAAAATCAGAAAATTTATATGACGAGTGGTCTAAGCGTTGGTTGTAAAAATTTTCTACTTCGTCGTGGCAATTTTTAGTGTCGTGATGATATTTTTGGCGGCCCAAGATCCATATCTTGCAAATGTTTTAAAGATTGATACAAAGATATCAAATATGCAGATAAATGACGTGATAGATTATGAGATAAATTCCACGAAAATAAGCGGAGTCTACGAGGCTGATGAGCTAAATAGATACAATGATAAAGATGAATTTTTGAGTTTTAAAGCAAAAATTTTAAGAGGAAATTTAAAACATTTTCTAAGCTCAGACAAAGCAATCTCACAAAATGACGAAATCATCTTTCAAAAGAATGCAAACTATGAAAACAACGATAGTTTGAGATTTATAAGTGACGAAGTGATATATGGAACAAAAACAAAAATAGTAAGATCTGAAGCAAATTTCACGCTCATAAGAAATAATGATAAGGCACTGGGTGAGAGTGGAAGCTATGATCTTGCTAAAAAACAAACGCAGGTAAAAGGGTTAAGGGCATGGGTAGAAGAAAATCAGCGATTTTAGCGGTGATATTGGGTTTTACATTTTTAAATGCAGAGCAAGTTGAAATCACATCAAATGATTTTTTTGCAGATGAGAATAAGCAAACTAGTGAATTTATAGGTAATGTAAATATCAAAAAGGGCTCATTTGATGAGCTTAAGGCAGATAAGGTGGTCGTCTATTTTGACAAAAAACGCCAACCTGTAAAATATGTAGCTACTGGTAATGCTAGAGCAAAAATTTTTATAAAAGATAAGCACTATGATGGCAAAGGCAATACTCTTACATATGAGCCAGCAAAACAGATCTATACTGTTAGTGGAAATGGCTATTTACATGAGGTAGAAACTGATAAAAATGTTTATGGCGAAAAGATCGTTGTCAATCAAAAAGATGGCACATATAGCGTAAATAGTGATGAGAAAAAACCTGTTAAATTTATCTTTCAGGTAGAGGAAAAAGATAAGTGATAAGGCCACTAGGTGCTAAATTTATCACATCAAGCCCAAGTATAAAAGAGGCTCCAAGCTTCGTAACAAGCGAAGTTGTCTTTTTGGGGAGATCAAATGTTGGTAAAAGCAGCCTCATAAATACACTTGTAAATCAAAAAAATCTAGCCAAAAGCTCATCGACTCCTGGCAAAACTCAACTTATAAATTTCTTTGAGGCTGAGTTTTGTGAGCAAAAAGATGAGCAGGAAGAAAAAGATAAATTTAAGCTCATCTTGGTTGATTTGCCAGGCTTTGGCTATGCAAAAGTAGCAAAGTCAAAGCATGATGAATGGCGTAAAAATTTAGATGAGTTTTTGAAATTTAGAAGCGACATAAGGCTTTTTATACATCTAATTGATGCTAGGCATTTTGATTTAGACATAGACGTAAATGTAGATGCTTATCTAAAAAGCTTTTTAAGGGCTGATCAGAAAATTTTAAATTTATATACAAAAAGCGATAAGCTAAATCAAAGCCAAAAGAGTGCGGTAATGAAATTTGATCCAAGCGGTATCTTGGTCTCAACTCTTAATAAAAGCGGTATCGAAAAGGCTAGAGAAGCTATCATAAATAACGCTCTTGGTAGATAAAATGCAAACCATAAGCAGCTTAGATATTAAAATTTTTAAAGAATTTTGGTGGGCTGTTTTTTTATTCTCGTATGAGATTGCAACTACGCAATTTGGTTTCTTGCCGCCACTCATTGGTATTTTTTTTACTTATATGATTTTGGAGTATTCAAGAAAACAAAAGCAATACGACGAGTTTAAGCATAATTGGTACTTTGCGATAATTTTTATAATATTTGCTGAGCAAATTCATGGATTTCATCTTTTTTCAACGATTATTGCATTTTTGCTTTTTTATAATTTTATTTTAGATTGGCTATATACCACGATGAAGTGGCGAAACTGCCTACTTATCATCTTTGTAGCAGCCGGACATACTTTAACATTTCTTGTAAATAATCTATTTGCTTACGTTTTAAATGAGCAAAATTTAGCATTTTCGTCTGAATATCTATTTTTTATAGCATTTGAAAGTATCCTTGCTATCGTTCTTTTTAGGGATAAAGTGCTATGAGAATGCGCATCGTCTTTAGTGTGATCGCTCTTTTTTGGATTATACTTTTGGGACGAATTTATCACCTAAGCATCAACTCAAATACTTACTACAACGAGATTGCAGAACAAAACGCGATAAAGACTATTTATATTCCGCCAGTTAGGGGTATCATCTTTGACGCACATGATAAGCCAATGGCTGTTAATCGTCTTGGTTTTTCGGTATCCATTAGACCTCATTTAAGTGCTAATAAAAAGGTAAAAATTTTAGATAATGAGTTAGCTTACATTGGCTCACTATTTAGTGATCTAAATGTCACAAAGCTTAAAAATGAATACATAAAAAATGACTCAGCTTATAACCAAGATTTTATAAATGTGGTCGAATTTATCGATTATGATAAATTTTTGCCATTTTTTGCATCACTTTCTTTGCGTGAAAATTTAGAGATAAGGCCCGCTTCAAAACGCCACTATCCGTATAACGATCTAGCTTCTCACATCATCGGCTATGTCGGTAGGGCAAATCAAAAAGATATGGATAATGATCCTTTGACAAAGCTTACAAATTATATTGGAAGAAGTGGTGTGGAACGATTTTATAATCCGATCTTACAAGGAATTCAGGGTTTTAAAAAGATAAAGGTAAATGCCTTAAATGAAGAGATCGAACAGATAAACTATCAAGCACCACAAAGTCAAAATATCAAGCTTGCAGTCGATCTTGAGCTTCAGCAGTTTGTGGCTGATGTCTTTGGTAAGGATGCAGGAAGCGTTATCGTTATGAGTCTAAAAGATGGTGCTATCATAGCTGCTGGTAGCTTTCCAGAGTATGATCTAAATCCATTTGTGCTTGGAATTTCTCAGCCTGAATGGGAAGAGCTTGTAAAAAACGTCGATCATCCTTTTACAAACAAGCTAATAAACGGCCTTTATCCGCCAGGTTCTGTCGTAAAAATGGGTATGGCGCTAGCGTTTTTGGATAATGGCATGAGTAAATACGATAGTTTTTTTTGTAGTGGCTCATATGAGCTTGGAGGGCGTAAATTTCGCTGCTGGAACTCTCACGGACATGGAAATGTTAATATGAATACGGCAATTAGAGAGAGCTGTGATGATTATTTTTATAAAGGTAGTCAAAAGATAGGAATTGACGCTATTGTGCCGATACTTGAGCGTATGGGATTTGGTAGAAAAACAGAGGTTGATTTGCCAAATGAGTTTGTGGGGACTTTGCCAAGTAGAGAGTGGAAGATGAGAAAGTATGGCAAAGCATGGTTTCAAGGCGAGACCCTCATTACTTCTATCGGCCAGGGAAATTTCTTGGTCACGCCTATGCAAGTGGCAAAATATACAGCAGGCCTTGCAACTGGGCTAAATATTACTCCACATTTTTTAAAGAGCATTGATGGCAAGGATGTTGATTTTACGCCAACAGATGATGCTTTTACGCCGTTTGAAAAATCACAACTACCAGCCATTAGGCATGCAATGTATGAAGTAGCAAATCACCCAAGAGGAACGGCAAATAGGCATTTTATTGGAAGCTTTGTTAAAGTTGCCGCAAAGACCGGTACTGCCCAGGTCGTTGGAATTTCTCAAACTGAAAAGAAACGTATGAAAGAAGAGGATATGGCGTATTTGCAAAGATCCCATGCATGGATGACTACATATGCGCCCTATGAAGATCCGCAATATGTCATCACAATGGTTATCGAGCATGGTGGCCATGGCGGAAGTGCGGCTGGGCCAAAAATCGCTCAAATTTATAATAAACTCGTTGAAATGGGATATATAAATTTAGAAAAAATCCAAAGCGATCAAAATAAGAAACAAGACAATAAGAAAAAATAAGATCACTAAAAAGTCGTGGTAGTGACCACTTACTTAGAAATTTTTGCCTTATGCTTGGTGCGTTTTAGCTAAAATTATCAACTAAGTTTTAATCCTCTTTATTAAATTTTGGCAAGGTTGACTGAGAATTTATGTTTTTGGTAGCTAGCAAGAACCTAAGCGTTGATATATCTTTAAATTCGTTAAATAGCCTTGCTTAATAAGATGTGGTGATTAGGAAAAATATCAATTTCCAAAATGTTTAAATATATAAAAACGTAGCAAAGTAAGATATCTCTTTGCTATTTTATAGAAGCTCATAAGGAAAATTTTTGATTTTTATATGCGATTTTATCAGTGGCGTTCGCCTTTTTAAAGCCATTTAGCCTTAGCCTGCAGCTATCGCAAAGTCCACATGCCTCGTCATCGCTCTCGTAGCAGCTCCAAGTAAGCTCTAGTGGCGAGCCAAGCTCAAGAGATTTTGCTACGATGTCAGCCTTGCTTAAATTTACAAGTGGAGTAATTATCTCGCACGAGAAACTAGGTGAAGTGCCTAAATTTATGGACTCGTTTATACTTTTTATGAAGCTCTCTTTGCAGTCAGGATAGCCTGAAC comes from Campylobacter concisus and encodes:
- a CDS encoding KdsC family phosphatase; the encoded protein is MIEIIFLDIDGCLTDGKIIYNANGEELKFFDVKDGYAIESWLKLGKKVAIITGRKSAIVERRAEDLKINHVYQGVGDKFEVASEILKFEGLSFKNAAAIGDDYNDYKILNAVAWSFKPKDAIKELDVKTKLKHKGGNGAVREMIELIIKSENLYDEWSKRWL
- a CDS encoding LPS export ABC transporter periplasmic protein LptC, with protein sequence MVVKIFYFVVAIFSVVMIFLAAQDPYLANVLKIDTKISNMQINDVIDYEINSTKISGVYEADELNRYNDKDEFLSFKAKILRGNLKHFLSSDKAISQNDEIIFQKNANYENNDSLRFISDEVIYGTKTKIVRSEANFTLIRNNDKALGESGSYDLAKKQTQVKGLRAWVEENQRF
- the lptA gene encoding lipopolysaccharide transport periplasmic protein LptA, with the translated sequence MGRRKSAILAVILGFTFLNAEQVEITSNDFFADENKQTSEFIGNVNIKKGSFDELKADKVVVYFDKKRQPVKYVATGNARAKIFIKDKHYDGKGNTLTYEPAKQIYTVSGNGYLHEVETDKNVYGEKIVVNQKDGTYSVNSDEKKPVKFIFQVEEKDK
- the yihA gene encoding ribosome biogenesis GTP-binding protein YihA/YsxC, whose product is MIRPLGAKFITSSPSIKEAPSFVTSEVVFLGRSNVGKSSLINTLVNQKNLAKSSSTPGKTQLINFFEAEFCEQKDEQEEKDKFKLILVDLPGFGYAKVAKSKHDEWRKNLDEFLKFRSDIRLFIHLIDARHFDLDIDVNVDAYLKSFLRADQKILNLYTKSDKLNQSQKSAVMKFDPSGILVSTLNKSGIEKAREAIINNALGR
- the mrdA gene encoding penicillin-binding protein 2, which translates into the protein MRMRIVFSVIALFWIILLGRIYHLSINSNTYYNEIAEQNAIKTIYIPPVRGIIFDAHDKPMAVNRLGFSVSIRPHLSANKKVKILDNELAYIGSLFSDLNVTKLKNEYIKNDSAYNQDFINVVEFIDYDKFLPFFASLSLRENLEIRPASKRHYPYNDLASHIIGYVGRANQKDMDNDPLTKLTNYIGRSGVERFYNPILQGIQGFKKIKVNALNEEIEQINYQAPQSQNIKLAVDLELQQFVADVFGKDAGSVIVMSLKDGAIIAAGSFPEYDLNPFVLGISQPEWEELVKNVDHPFTNKLINGLYPPGSVVKMGMALAFLDNGMSKYDSFFCSGSYELGGRKFRCWNSHGHGNVNMNTAIRESCDDYFYKGSQKIGIDAIVPILERMGFGRKTEVDLPNEFVGTLPSREWKMRKYGKAWFQGETLITSIGQGNFLVTPMQVAKYTAGLATGLNITPHFLKSIDGKDVDFTPTDDAFTPFEKSQLPAIRHAMYEVANHPRGTANRHFIGSFVKVAAKTGTAQVVGISQTEKKRMKEEDMAYLQRSHAWMTTYAPYEDPQYVITMVIEHGGHGGSAAGPKIAQIYNKLVEMGYINLEKIQSDQNKKQDNKKK